The Thermogemmata fonticola nucleotide sequence AACCAATTCACACGCGAGGATGCTGGGAACATGTGGGAAAAGACGCAGGTACGGATTGTGGCCGGTCGCTTACGGGGCCGGAAGTTGCATGTGGTGGTCAAGGAAGGAATGCGTCCCACACCGCAATTGGTGCGGGAGGCCTACTTTAGCATCATGGGCAATGCGATTCCGGGTCGGCTATTTTACGATGTCTTTGCAGGCACCGGCGTGGTTGGCTTGGAAGCGGTGAGCCGAGGAGCGCTCGCTGCCCGCCTCATCGAAAATGACAGCCGCCAAGCCGCGGACATCCAGAAACACGCCGACCTCTTCGGAATCAGCCGGGACGTGCAGGTGCTTAAGGCCGACGCCTACCGTTGGGCGGAGCACTGGCAGCCATCGAGCACTGCTCCCGTCAATTTCTTCCTCAGCCCGCCCTTTGCGGATTTGCACCAGCGCCTGGAACAATTCCTGATCCTCGTGCAAACCCTCTTGGCCAAAGCCCCGCCGGAATCGGTGCTCACCATCCAAGTTGAGCGGGGGTTCCCCGTGGAGCGGCTGCCGAACCTGCAAGCCTGGGACATCCGCCGCTATGGCCGCAATCTCCTGATGGTGTACGTCATTCCGGATCAGGAACACGCATCGGCGTCCGGGAAGGAACCACAAACCCATTCGGTGGGTCAATGACGTGACCCATTCCAAGGGCCGCACCTTCCACCATTCACCATTCACCATTCAATTCACA carries:
- a CDS encoding RsmD family RNA methyltransferase encodes the protein MWEKTQVRIVAGRLRGRKLHVVVKEGMRPTPQLVREAYFSIMGNAIPGRLFYDVFAGTGVVGLEAVSRGALAARLIENDSRQAADIQKHADLFGISRDVQVLKADAYRWAEHWQPSSTAPVNFFLSPPFADLHQRLEQFLILVQTLLAKAPPESVLTIQVERGFPVERLPNLQAWDIRRYGRNLLMVYVIPDQEHASASGKEPQTHSVGQ